From Pantoea sp. Ep11b, the proteins below share one genomic window:
- the plsB gene encoding glycerol-3-phosphate 1-O-acyltransferase PlsB, protein MSGWRKLYYKLLNLPLSFLVKSKAIPADPVSEHGLDPTRPIMYVLPYDSKADLLTLRAQCLRHHLPDPLSPLEIDGALLPRHVFIHDGPRVFPYFVPSVESVKIFHDYLDLHRNNPTLDIQMLPVTVMFGRAPGREVQGEPTPHLRVLNGVQKFFAVIWHGRDSFVRFSPTVSLRRMATEHGTDKSIAQKLARVARIHFARQRLAAIGPRLPARQDLFNRLLQSKAIEKAVEDEARSKKISHEKAQQNAIEMMEEIAANFSYEAIRVTDRVMGWLWSRLYQGINVNGGEKVRQLAQDGHEIVYVPCHRSHMDYLLLSYVLYHQGLVPPHIAAGINLNFWPAGPIFRRLGAFFIRRTFKGNKLYATVFREYLGELFTRGYSVEYFVEGGRSRTGRLLDPKTGTLAMTLQAMLRGGNRPITLVPIYIGYEHVMEVGTYAKELRGAAKEKEGFMQMVRGLRKLRNLGQGYVNFGEPMPLVNYLNKRVPEWRDDIDPIEPQRPSWLTPTVNDIAASLMVRINEAGAANAMNLCVTALLASRQRSLTREQLIEQLACYTQLLRNVPYSPNATVPDLSAEALLDHAMGMNKFESEKDSIGDIIILPREQAVLMTYYRNNIHHMLVMPSLIAAIVQQHQTLSEAELLRQVSLIYPMLKSELFLRWQTDELPQLLADLCQELARQGLITREAGELRFTAARYRTLQLLAAGVRETLQRYAITFSILSAKPTINRGTLEKESRTLAQRLSVLHGINAPEFFDKAVFTSLVLTLRDEGYISDRGDADVAQTQATWHILADLVTNDVRLTIETAVAHD, encoded by the coding sequence ATGTCAGGTTGGCGTAAACTCTATTACAAACTGCTTAACTTACCACTGTCGTTTTTGGTAAAAAGTAAGGCCATTCCGGCCGATCCCGTGTCAGAACATGGTCTGGATCCGACCCGGCCTATTATGTATGTTTTGCCTTACGATTCGAAGGCCGACTTACTGACTTTGCGCGCCCAGTGTCTGCGGCATCATCTGCCCGATCCGCTCTCTCCGCTGGAGATTGACGGCGCGCTGCTGCCGCGTCACGTCTTTATTCACGATGGTCCGCGCGTTTTCCCCTATTTTGTGCCCAGCGTCGAATCCGTGAAAATCTTTCACGACTACCTCGATCTGCATCGAAACAATCCCACGCTGGATATTCAGATGCTGCCAGTCACCGTGATGTTTGGCCGCGCGCCGGGACGTGAAGTTCAGGGCGAGCCAACGCCCCATCTGCGGGTCCTGAACGGGGTACAGAAATTCTTTGCCGTCATCTGGCACGGACGCGACAGTTTTGTCCGCTTCTCGCCGACCGTTTCGCTGCGCCGTATGGCAACCGAACACGGAACGGACAAGTCGATCGCCCAGAAGCTGGCCCGCGTGGCCCGTATTCATTTTGCCCGTCAGCGGCTGGCCGCGATTGGCCCGCGTTTACCGGCGCGTCAGGATCTCTTTAATCGTCTGCTGCAATCCAAAGCGATTGAAAAAGCGGTAGAAGATGAAGCACGCAGCAAAAAGATCTCCCACGAGAAAGCGCAGCAGAATGCCATCGAGATGATGGAAGAGATTGCGGCCAACTTCTCCTATGAAGCAATTCGTGTCACTGACCGTGTCATGGGCTGGCTCTGGAGCCGTCTCTATCAGGGCATCAACGTCAACGGCGGCGAAAAAGTGCGTCAGCTGGCGCAGGATGGCCATGAGATCGTCTATGTGCCCTGTCATCGCAGCCACATGGATTATCTGCTGCTCTCCTATGTGCTCTACCATCAGGGTCTGGTGCCGCCGCATATCGCAGCCGGTATCAACCTCAACTTCTGGCCGGCTGGCCCGATTTTCCGTCGTCTGGGCGCGTTCTTTATCCGTCGTACCTTTAAGGGTAATAAGCTCTATGCCACGGTGTTCCGCGAATACCTCGGCGAGCTGTTTACCCGTGGCTATTCGGTTGAGTACTTTGTCGAAGGGGGCCGTTCACGCACCGGTCGCCTGCTGGACCCGAAAACCGGCACCCTGGCAATGACGCTACAGGCGATGCTGCGCGGCGGAAATCGCCCGATTACGCTGGTGCCGATCTACATCGGCTATGAGCATGTGATGGAAGTGGGGACTTACGCCAAAGAGCTGCGCGGCGCGGCGAAAGAGAAAGAGGGCTTCATGCAGATGGTACGGGGCTTACGCAAGCTGCGTAATCTCGGCCAGGGCTACGTTAACTTTGGCGAGCCGATGCCGCTGGTTAACTATCTCAACAAGCGCGTGCCGGAATGGCGCGACGACATCGATCCGATCGAGCCGCAGCGTCCGAGCTGGTTAACGCCGACCGTCAACGATATCGCTGCCAGCCTGATGGTGCGGATCAATGAAGCGGGCGCAGCCAATGCCATGAACCTCTGTGTCACCGCCCTGCTGGCGTCACGTCAGCGCTCACTAACGCGCGAACAGCTGATTGAGCAGCTGGCGTGCTACACCCAGCTTCTGCGCAATGTGCCTTACTCACCCAACGCGACGGTGCCCGATCTCTCAGCGGAAGCACTGCTGGATCACGCCATGGGCATGAACAAGTTTGAGAGTGAAAAGGACAGTATCGGTGACATCATCATTCTGCCGCGCGAGCAGGCGGTGCTGATGACCTACTATCGCAACAACATTCATCACATGCTGGTGATGCCGTCGCTGATTGCCGCCATTGTTCAGCAGCATCAGACGCTGAGCGAAGCCGAACTGCTGCGTCAGGTGAGCCTGATCTACCCGATGCTGAAGAGTGAGCTGTTCCTGCGCTGGCAGACCGATGAACTGCCGCAACTGCTGGCTGACCTGTGTCAGGAGCTGGCGCGTCAGGGCCTGATCACGCGCGAAGCCGGTGAGCTGCGCTTCACTGCGGCGCGCTACCGCACGCTGCAACTGCTGGCCGCCGGGGTGCGTGAAACGCTGCAGCGTTACGCTATTACCTTCTCCATTCTCAGTGCCAAGCCAACGATTAACCGTGGCACGCTGGAAAAAGAGAGCCGGACGCTGGCACAGCGACTGTCGGTACTGCACGGCATCAACGCACCGGAGTTCTTCGACAAAGCCGTCTTCACCTCGCTGGTACTGACGCTGCGCGACGAAGGGTATATCAGTGATCGCGGCGATGCCGATGTCGCGCAGACCCAGGCCACCTGGCACATTCTGGCAGACCTGGTGACCAATGACGTTCGCCTGACGATTGAAACCGCCGTGGCGCACGACTGA
- the ubiA gene encoding 4-hydroxybenzoate octaprenyltransferase gives MQNSMTMKWRAYARLMRIDKPIGTLLLMWPTLWALWLADMAVPPLPVLAVFVAGVFVMRAAGCVINDYADRKVDGHVERTKHRPLASGAVSAREAKLLFVILALVAFALVLTMNLMTILLSVVGLALAWVYPFMKRYTHLPQVVLGAAFGWAIPMAWSAVSESLPLVCWLVFIANICWTVAYDTQYAMVDRDDDLKIGVKSTAILFGRFDKLIIGLLQLATLVLMALVGMMLHLNGAFYWTLLLAAALFVYQQKLIAGRERQPCFQAFLNNNYVGMVLFLGVLMNTPPFSQLF, from the coding sequence GTGCAAAATAGTATGACCATGAAATGGCGGGCTTACGCCCGCCTGATGCGTATCGACAAACCGATCGGGACGCTGCTGCTGATGTGGCCAACGCTCTGGGCGTTGTGGCTGGCGGATATGGCCGTGCCGCCGCTGCCGGTGCTGGCGGTTTTTGTCGCCGGTGTGTTCGTAATGCGTGCGGCCGGTTGCGTGATCAATGACTATGCCGACCGTAAGGTGGATGGGCACGTTGAGCGCACAAAGCATCGGCCTCTGGCCAGCGGGGCGGTGAGCGCCAGAGAGGCGAAGCTGCTGTTTGTCATCCTGGCGCTGGTGGCTTTTGCGCTGGTGCTGACCATGAACCTGATGACAATTCTGCTCTCCGTCGTCGGGCTGGCGCTGGCCTGGGTTTACCCCTTTATGAAGCGTTATACCCATCTGCCGCAGGTGGTGCTGGGTGCTGCCTTTGGCTGGGCAATTCCCATGGCGTGGTCAGCAGTTAGTGAGTCCTTACCTCTCGTCTGCTGGCTGGTGTTTATCGCCAATATCTGCTGGACGGTCGCCTATGATACGCAGTATGCGATGGTGGACAGGGATGACGATCTGAAGATTGGCGTGAAGTCGACCGCGATTCTGTTTGGCCGTTTTGACAAGCTGATCATCGGTCTGCTGCAGCTGGCGACCCTGGTGCTGATGGCGCTGGTGGGGATGATGCTGCATCTGAATGGTGCCTTCTACTGGACGCTGCTGCTGGCGGCGGCGCTGTTTGTTTATCAGCAGAAGCTGATCGCCGGGCGCGAACGGCAGCCCTGTTTTCAGGCGTTCCTGAATAATAACTATGTCGGGATGGTGCTGTTCCTTGGCGTGCTGATGAATACGCCGCCGTTCAGCCAGCTATTCTGA
- a CDS encoding diacylglycerol kinase has protein sequence MANNATGLIRIVKAAGYSWQGLRAAWQHEAAFRQEALAALVAIIIACWLDVDVVSRILMIGSVVLVVIVEILNSAIEAVVDRIGQEHHPLAGRAKDMGSAAVLISILLALFVWIALLWTHLR, from the coding sequence ATGGCAAATAACGCCACCGGACTTATCAGAATAGTTAAAGCCGCAGGTTACTCATGGCAGGGGCTGCGTGCCGCCTGGCAGCATGAAGCGGCATTTCGCCAGGAGGCGCTGGCCGCGCTGGTTGCCATTATTATCGCCTGCTGGCTGGATGTGGATGTAGTCTCACGTATCCTCATGATTGGGTCCGTGGTGCTGGTGGTCATTGTCGAAATCCTTAACAGTGCCATTGAAGCGGTAGTCGATCGCATCGGTCAGGAGCATCATCCGCTGGCTGGTCGGGCAAAAGATATGGGATCGGCCGCGGTGCTGATCAGCATTCTACTGGCTCTGTTTGTCTGGATCGCGCTGCTCTGGACACATTTGCGATAA
- the psiE gene encoding phosphate-starvation-inducible protein PsiE, whose amino-acid sequence MSDKNPFARHLATLLQWVLNLGLLSLAIILIVFLGKETIHLANVLFNTGEQASSYLLIEGIVIYFLYFEFIALIVKYFQSGYHFPLRYFVYIGITAIIRLIIVDHKNPFDTLCYSAAILILVITLWLANSNRLKRE is encoded by the coding sequence ATGAGTGACAAAAATCCGTTTGCCCGCCACCTTGCCACGCTGCTGCAGTGGGTGCTGAATCTGGGCCTGCTGAGTCTGGCGATTATCCTTATCGTCTTCCTGGGCAAAGAGACGATCCACCTGGCAAACGTGCTGTTTAATACCGGCGAGCAGGCCTCTTCCTACCTGCTGATTGAGGGAATCGTCATCTATTTCCTCTATTTCGAGTTTATTGCGCTGATTGTGAAGTACTTTCAGTCAGGCTATCACTTTCCGCTGCGCTACTTTGTCTATATCGGCATCACGGCCATTATCCGGCTGATCATCGTCGACCATAAAAATCCCTTCGATACGCTCTGCTACTCGGCCGCGATACTGATTCTGGTAATCACGCTGTGGCTGGCAAACAGTAACCGGCTGAAACGCGAGTAA
- the ubiC gene encoding chorismate lyase: protein MSQDALSLLRALNWLSPSQAAPAPSLLDWLMEEDSMTRRFEQHCQRVTVQPLREGFINASELAEERALLPDDERFWLREVLLFGDDQPWLAGRTLVPESTLNGPEAMLQQLGTRPLGRYLFSSSTLTRDFIEPGQVEGLWGRRSRLRLSGKPLLLTELFLPASPFYRDRD, encoded by the coding sequence ATGTCGCAAGACGCGCTCAGCTTATTACGTGCGCTCAACTGGCTTTCGCCGTCGCAGGCTGCCCCTGCGCCATCTTTGCTCGACTGGCTGATGGAGGAGGATTCGATGACGCGCCGTTTTGAACAGCATTGTCAGCGGGTCACGGTTCAGCCGCTGCGAGAAGGCTTTATCAACGCCAGCGAACTGGCTGAGGAGAGGGCGCTGTTGCCAGATGATGAACGCTTCTGGCTGCGTGAAGTGCTGCTGTTCGGCGACGATCAGCCCTGGCTGGCGGGCCGCACGCTGGTGCCGGAAAGCACCCTCAACGGGCCGGAGGCGATGCTGCAACAGCTCGGCACCCGTCCTCTGGGCCGCTATCTTTTCTCCTCATCGACGCTGACCCGCGATTTTATAGAGCCGGGGCAGGTGGAGGGATTGTGGGGGCGGCGTTCGCGCCTGCGTCTCTCCGGCAAACCGCTGTTGCTGACTGAACTATTTTTACCCGCATCGCCATTCTATCGTGATCGGGACTGA
- the dinF gene encoding MATE family efflux transporter DinF — MRFITATDKNLWRLALPMILSNITVPLLGVVDTAVIGHLDSPVYLGGVAVGTTVTSFLFMLLLFLRMSTTGLTAQALGAGDKTALARALVQPLIIALLAGVLFIVLRYPIIQLATQLIGGSPEVLAQAARFIQIRWLSAPATLANLVILGWLLGVQYARAPVILLVVGNLVNIVLDLWLVMGLHWGVAGAATATALAEYITLGVGSIMVWRVLKLHGITPALLKQSWRGDSARLLRLNRDIMLRSLMLQLCFASLTVLGARLGPDVVAVNAVLLMFITFTAYALDGFAYAVEAFAGEAHGAKDGRKLLRVWHSACRQAVAVALFFSLVYAIAGPQIVTLLTSLTSLQQTADRYLVWQVIMPLAGVWCYLLDGMFIGATRGREMRNSMVMAAAGYFLTLLSVPLLGNHGLWLAVTVFLALRGLTLWLIWRRHWRQNSWFEA, encoded by the coding sequence ATGCGCTTTATCACGGCAACCGATAAAAATCTCTGGCGGCTTGCGCTGCCGATGATCCTTTCAAATATCACCGTGCCCCTGCTGGGCGTGGTCGATACCGCAGTTATTGGTCATCTCGACAGCCCTGTCTATCTTGGCGGGGTCGCGGTCGGGACCACCGTCACCAGTTTCCTCTTTATGCTGCTGCTTTTTTTGCGGATGAGTACCACCGGTCTCACGGCGCAGGCGCTGGGTGCGGGCGACAAAACGGCGCTGGCGCGGGCGCTGGTCCAGCCGCTGATCATTGCGCTGCTGGCCGGTGTGCTGTTTATCGTCTTACGCTATCCGATTATTCAGCTGGCAACGCAGCTGATCGGTGGCAGTCCCGAGGTCCTGGCGCAGGCTGCGCGGTTTATCCAAATCCGCTGGCTCAGCGCACCTGCCACGCTGGCAAATCTGGTGATCCTGGGCTGGCTGCTGGGCGTACAGTATGCGCGTGCGCCGGTGATCCTGCTGGTGGTGGGAAATCTGGTGAATATCGTGCTCGATCTCTGGCTGGTCATGGGTCTGCACTGGGGTGTCGCGGGGGCGGCCACCGCCACGGCGCTGGCTGAGTACATCACGCTGGGCGTTGGCAGCATCATGGTCTGGCGGGTGCTGAAACTGCACGGCATCACGCCAGCCCTGCTGAAACAGAGCTGGCGCGGTGACAGTGCCCGGCTGCTGCGCCTCAACCGGGATATCATGCTACGATCCCTGATGCTGCAGCTCTGTTTCGCCTCGCTGACCGTACTGGGCGCACGGCTCGGCCCCGATGTGGTCGCTGTTAACGCCGTCTTACTGATGTTCATTACCTTCACCGCCTACGCACTCGATGGCTTCGCCTATGCGGTAGAGGCATTTGCGGGAGAGGCGCATGGCGCTAAAGATGGCCGTAAACTGCTGCGTGTCTGGCACTCCGCCTGTCGTCAGGCGGTGGCCGTCGCGCTGTTCTTCTCGCTGGTCTATGCGATCGCCGGTCCGCAGATCGTGACGCTGTTGACCTCGCTGACGTCGCTGCAACAGACCGCCGATCGCTACCTGGTCTGGCAGGTCATCATGCCGCTGGCGGGCGTCTGGTGTTACCTGCTGGATGGCATGTTTATCGGTGCCACACGCGGTCGCGAGATGCGTAACAGCATGGTAATGGCCGCCGCAGGCTACTTCCTGACGCTGCTGAGCGTTCCGCTGCTGGGTAATCATGGACTGTGGCTGGCGGTAACCGTTTTTCTGGCGCTGCGTGGCCTGACGCTCTGGCTCATCTGGCGC
- a CDS encoding UTRA domain-containing protein, with amino-acid sequence MESPALKSADAIASALLTRIHSGEFSGGRLPAERALSEAFSTTRITLREALGKLEAQGVIYRELRRGWFIAPPRLIYNPLHHSHFHAMALAQGRQATTEVIAAEEVAAHESVATALQLTPGSAVYCIRRLRRIDGRAVLYVEHYLNPRFFPDLLGEDLTRSLTDLYDQRYGIRYGGARFTILPGPLPEIAAPTLNVASGSPGLLITRINRNQHREVIDCDCEYWRYDALCVDVEA; translated from the coding sequence GTGGAGTCACCAGCACTCAAATCGGCGGACGCGATCGCCAGCGCCCTGCTGACGCGCATCCACTCTGGCGAGTTCAGCGGCGGACGGCTGCCCGCCGAGCGTGCCCTGAGCGAGGCGTTCAGCACTACCCGCATCACTCTGCGGGAAGCACTGGGCAAGCTGGAAGCGCAGGGGGTGATCTACCGGGAACTGCGGCGCGGCTGGTTTATTGCACCGCCGCGGCTGATCTATAACCCGCTGCATCACAGCCATTTTCATGCCATGGCGCTCGCGCAGGGACGGCAGGCGACCACCGAAGTGATCGCCGCTGAAGAGGTCGCGGCGCACGAGAGCGTGGCGACCGCGTTGCAGCTGACGCCGGGTTCGGCGGTTTACTGCATCCGCCGCCTGCGGCGTATCGATGGACGCGCGGTGCTCTATGTCGAACACTACCTCAATCCCCGTTTTTTCCCGGATTTGCTCGGCGAAGACCTGACGCGTTCACTGACCGATCTCTACGACCAGCGTTACGGCATCCGTTACGGCGGGGCGCGCTTCACCATCCTGCCCGGTCCGTTACCGGAGATCGCCGCACCGACGCTGAATGTGGCATCCGGCAGTCCCGGACTGCTGATCACCCGCATCAATCGCAACCAGCATCGGGAAGTGATTGACTGCGACTGCGAATACTGGCGTTACGATGCGCTCTGCGTGGATGTGGAAGCCTGA
- the lexA gene encoding transcriptional repressor LexA: MKALTSRQQQVYDLIRDHITSTGMPPTRAEIAAQLGFRSPNAAEEHLKALARKGVIEIVSGASRGIRLLMEEEASEGLPLIGRVAAGEPIMAQEHIETHYKVDPGLFKPSADFLLRVSGMSMKDIGIMDGDLLAVHKTQDVRNGQVVVARIDDEVTVKRWKKQGAIVHLLPENSEFDPIVVDTRAQSLTIEGLAVGVVRNGEWL, encoded by the coding sequence ATGAAAGCATTAACCAGCAGGCAGCAGCAGGTCTATGACCTGATTCGCGACCATATTACTTCAACGGGCATGCCGCCTACGCGTGCCGAGATTGCCGCGCAGCTGGGATTCCGTTCGCCGAATGCGGCAGAAGAGCATCTGAAAGCGCTGGCGCGTAAAGGCGTCATCGAGATCGTGTCCGGTGCTTCGCGCGGCATCCGTCTGTTGATGGAAGAAGAAGCCTCAGAAGGCTTACCGCTGATTGGCCGGGTTGCTGCCGGTGAACCGATCATGGCGCAGGAACATATCGAAACCCACTACAAGGTGGATCCGGGCCTGTTTAAGCCGTCGGCTGACTTCCTGCTGCGCGTCAGCGGAATGTCGATGAAAGATATCGGGATTATGGATGGCGATCTGCTCGCGGTGCATAAGACCCAGGATGTGCGTAATGGTCAGGTCGTCGTGGCGCGCATCGATGATGAAGTCACGGTGAAGCGCTGGAAAAAGCAGGGCGCTATCGTGCATCTGCTGCCTGAAAACAGTGAATTTGACCCGATCGTGGTTGATACCCGTGCGCAGTCGCTGACTATTGAAGGTCTGGCCGTGGGCGTGGTTCGCAACGGCGAATGGCTCTGA